The proteins below are encoded in one region of Candidatus Palauibacter soopunensis:
- the rpsL gene encoding 30S ribosomal protein S12: MPTINQLVRKGRRKVQKKSKAPALEGNPQKRGVCTRVYTTTPKKPNSALRKVARVRLTNGYEVTAYIGGEGHNLQEHSIVLIRGGRVKDLPGVRYHIIRGTLDASGVDDRNQGRSKYGSKKRK, translated from the coding sequence ATGCCGACCATCAATCAGCTGGTCCGCAAGGGCCGCAGGAAGGTCCAGAAGAAGAGCAAGGCGCCGGCGCTGGAGGGGAACCCCCAGAAGCGCGGCGTGTGCACGCGAGTGTACACCACGACGCCGAAGAAGCCGAATTCGGCGCTGCGGAAGGTCGCCCGCGTGCGACTCACGAACGGATACGAAGTCACCGCATATATCGGAGGCGAAGGCCATAACCTCCAGGAACACAGCATCGTGCTGATCCGGGGCGGACGAGTGAAGGATCTGCCGGGTGTGCGTTATCACATCATCCGCGGGACCCTCGACGCGTCGGGCGTGGACGACAGGAACCAGGGCCGGTCGAAGTACGGTTCGAAGAAGAGAAAATAG
- the rpsG gene encoding 30S ribosomal protein S7, with protein MPRRNRAEQREVIPDSRYGSTEVTKFINMLMLDGKKSLAEKIFYDAMQNIEMKTGQPAMNVFRQALQNAKPILEVRSRRVGGATYQVPMEVSYRRRDSLARRWLVQHSRARSGKTMSQRLAGELLDAARGDGGAVRKKEDVHRMADANKAFAHYRW; from the coding sequence ATGCCACGACGAAACCGCGCCGAACAGCGTGAGGTGATTCCGGACTCCCGATACGGGAGCACGGAGGTCACGAAGTTCATCAACATGCTGATGCTGGACGGAAAGAAGTCCCTCGCCGAGAAGATCTTCTACGATGCGATGCAGAACATCGAAATGAAGACGGGACAGCCGGCGATGAACGTGTTCCGGCAGGCGCTTCAGAACGCGAAGCCGATCCTCGAGGTCCGCAGTCGGCGGGTAGGTGGCGCGACGTACCAGGTACCGATGGAAGTGTCGTACCGGCGGCGCGATTCGCTCGCGCGCCGATGGCTCGTGCAGCACTCGCGTGCCCGCTCCGGCAAGACAATGTCGCAGCGGCTCGCCGGTGAACTGCTCGACGCCGCCCGCGGCGACGGGGGCGCGGTGAGGAAGAAGGAGGACGTGCACCGGATGGCGGACGCGAACAAGGCGTTTGCGCACTACCGCTGGTAA
- the fusA gene encoding elongation factor G, protein MERRTPLERLRNIGIMAHIDAGKTTTTERVLFYTGRTHRLGEVHHGDATMDWMEQEQERGITITSAATTCNWTHDGEPYRINIIDTPGHVDFTVEVERSLRVLDGAVALFCAVGGVEPQSETVWRQADKYGVPRIAFVNKMDRVGADFMHVVGMMRDRLGANAHPLQIPLGEGELYTGMVDLIREVKVVYDDESLGARWTEGPVPDALVDQVAELRSALIEAAVEYDEPMLEKYLEGEELTEEEIRGAVRKATLANGITPILCGSAFKNKGVQRLLDAVIDFLPSPLDVPPVTGHLPQQDETEVERTADEDAPFAALAFKIATDPYVGRLTYFRVYSGTAKAGSKALNSSRGRKERFGRLLQMHANKREERDEVFAGDIAAAIGLKHTRTGDTLSSATDPIVLESMSFPEPVIRVAIEPRTKADQEKLSGALAKLAEEDPTFRVYTDEETGQTIISGMGELHLEIIVDRLQREFRVNANVGRPQVAYRETIRKAVRKVEGRFVRQSGGRGQFGHVIINLEPTDPGGGFIFDSEIRGGNVPREYVLSVEQGIREALDSGIVAGYPIIDIKATLIDGSYHEVDSSEMAFKIAGSIALKEGARKAQPVLLEPVMNVEVVTPDDYLGDVMGDLSSRRGKIGGMTQRSSAQVVGASVPLSEMFGYATSLRSISQGRAVYTMQFSHYEEVPGSKTAEIVSANGS, encoded by the coding sequence ATGGAGAGAAGAACGCCGCTCGAGCGGCTTCGGAATATCGGCATCATGGCGCACATCGATGCCGGAAAGACGACGACGACCGAACGGGTGCTGTTCTACACCGGCCGGACGCATCGCCTGGGCGAAGTGCATCATGGCGACGCGACGATGGACTGGATGGAGCAGGAGCAGGAACGCGGCATCACGATCACATCGGCCGCCACCACCTGTAACTGGACGCACGACGGCGAGCCCTACCGCATCAACATCATCGACACGCCGGGGCACGTCGACTTCACGGTGGAAGTGGAGCGCAGCCTTCGCGTGCTCGACGGCGCCGTGGCCCTCTTCTGCGCCGTCGGCGGCGTGGAGCCGCAGTCCGAGACGGTATGGCGGCAGGCCGACAAGTACGGTGTCCCGCGCATCGCGTTCGTCAACAAGATGGACCGCGTCGGCGCCGACTTCATGCACGTCGTCGGGATGATGCGCGACCGCCTGGGTGCGAACGCGCATCCGCTTCAGATCCCTCTCGGCGAGGGCGAACTCTATACGGGCATGGTCGACCTCATTCGCGAGGTCAAGGTCGTCTACGACGATGAATCCCTGGGCGCGCGCTGGACCGAAGGCCCCGTGCCGGACGCCCTGGTGGACCAGGTGGCGGAGTTGCGGAGCGCCCTCATCGAGGCGGCGGTCGAGTACGACGAACCCATGCTCGAGAAGTACCTCGAAGGGGAAGAGCTCACCGAGGAGGAAATCCGCGGTGCCGTGCGAAAGGCGACGCTGGCCAACGGGATCACGCCGATCCTGTGTGGCTCCGCCTTCAAGAACAAAGGCGTGCAGCGCCTGCTCGACGCCGTGATCGACTTCCTCCCCTCCCCCCTCGATGTTCCTCCCGTCACCGGCCACCTCCCGCAGCAGGATGAGACGGAGGTCGAGCGCACGGCCGACGAAGACGCGCCGTTTGCGGCCCTCGCGTTCAAGATCGCGACCGATCCGTACGTCGGACGTCTGACGTACTTCAGAGTGTACTCCGGCACGGCGAAAGCCGGCTCGAAGGCGCTAAATTCGTCCAGGGGGCGAAAGGAACGCTTCGGGCGGTTGCTCCAGATGCACGCGAACAAGCGCGAGGAGCGTGACGAAGTGTTCGCGGGCGACATCGCGGCCGCGATCGGACTCAAGCATACGCGGACGGGGGATACGCTCTCGTCGGCGACCGACCCGATCGTGCTCGAGTCGATGAGCTTCCCCGAGCCCGTGATCCGGGTGGCGATCGAGCCTCGGACGAAAGCGGATCAGGAGAAGTTGTCGGGGGCTCTCGCGAAGCTTGCCGAGGAAGACCCGACGTTCCGCGTCTACACCGACGAGGAGACGGGGCAGACGATCATCAGCGGGATGGGCGAACTCCATCTCGAGATCATCGTCGACCGGCTCCAGCGCGAGTTCAGGGTCAACGCGAACGTCGGCCGTCCGCAGGTGGCCTATCGCGAGACGATCCGCAAGGCCGTCCGCAAGGTGGAGGGCCGCTTCGTGCGGCAGTCCGGCGGCCGCGGGCAGTTCGGGCACGTGATCATCAACCTCGAGCCCACGGATCCCGGCGGCGGCTTCATCTTCGACTCCGAAATCCGGGGCGGAAACGTGCCCCGCGAGTACGTGCTCTCCGTGGAACAGGGGATTCGCGAGGCGCTGGATTCAGGGATCGTCGCCGGCTACCCGATCATCGACATCAAGGCCACGCTGATCGACGGTTCGTACCATGAGGTCGATTCCAGCGAGATGGCCTTCAAGATCGCGGGCTCGATCGCGCTCAAGGAAGGTGCGCGCAAGGCGCAGCCGGTACTGCTGGAGCCTGTCATGAACGTGGAAGTCGTTACACCCGACGACTATCTCGGGGACGTGATGGGCGACCTCTCGAGTCGGCGGGGCAAGATCGGCGGCATGACGCAGCGTTCGTCGGCCCAGGTCGTCGGGGCGTCCGTGCCGCTCTCGGAGATGTTCGGCTACGCGACTTCCCTGCGCTCGATCAGTCAGGGTCGCGCGGTCTACACCATGCAGTTTTCACACTACGAGGAAGTTCCGGGCTCCAAGACGGCGGAGATCGTCTCCGCCAACGGCTCGTAG
- the tuf gene encoding elongation factor Tu, producing MAKEKFERTKPHVNVGTIGHVDHGKTTLTAAITQVQAQKGYGEYVAFDQIDKAPEERERGITIATAHVEYESEGRHYAHVDCPGHADYVKNMITGAAQMDGAIVVVSAADGPMPQTREHILLARQVNVPYIVVFLNKVDQVDDEELLDLVELEVRELLSEYEFPGDDVPVVRGSALHALESGDPSASETACIGELMEALDSYIPVPERATDKPFLMPVEDVFTITGRGTVVTGRIERGVVKTGEGVELVGLGSEKKTVVTGVEMFRKILDEGQAGDNAGLLLRGVAKTEVERGMVVAHPQSITPHRKFSAEVYVLTKNEGGRHTPFFNGYRPQFYFRTTDVTGSAELPEGVEMVMPGDNVNMAVELIAPIAMEENLRFAIREGGRTVGAGVVTAIHD from the coding sequence ATGGCGAAGGAAAAGTTCGAGCGAACGAAGCCGCATGTGAACGTGGGCACGATCGGTCACGTGGACCACGGGAAGACGACGCTGACGGCGGCGATCACGCAGGTGCAGGCTCAGAAGGGATACGGGGAGTACGTGGCGTTCGACCAGATCGACAAGGCTCCTGAGGAGCGTGAGCGCGGGATCACGATCGCGACGGCGCACGTGGAGTACGAGTCGGAGGGGCGTCATTACGCGCACGTGGACTGTCCGGGGCACGCGGACTACGTGAAGAACATGATCACGGGCGCGGCTCAGATGGACGGAGCGATCGTGGTGGTGTCGGCGGCGGACGGGCCGATGCCGCAGACGCGGGAGCACATTTTGTTGGCCCGCCAGGTGAACGTGCCGTACATCGTGGTGTTTTTGAACAAGGTGGACCAGGTCGACGACGAGGAGTTGCTGGACCTGGTGGAGCTGGAGGTTCGGGAGCTGTTGAGCGAGTACGAGTTTCCGGGCGATGACGTGCCGGTGGTACGGGGCTCTGCGCTCCATGCGTTGGAGAGCGGGGATCCGTCGGCTTCGGAGACGGCGTGCATCGGGGAGCTGATGGAGGCGCTGGACAGCTACATCCCGGTTCCGGAGCGTGCGACGGACAAGCCGTTCTTGATGCCTGTGGAGGACGTGTTCACGATCACGGGCCGGGGGACGGTGGTGACGGGTCGGATCGAGCGGGGGGTGGTGAAGACGGGCGAGGGCGTGGAGTTGGTGGGCCTGGGCTCGGAGAAGAAGACGGTGGTGACGGGTGTGGAGATGTTCCGGAAGATCCTGGACGAGGGCCAGGCGGGAGACAACGCGGGGCTTCTGCTGCGCGGGGTGGCGAAGACGGAGGTGGAGCGCGGGATGGTGGTCGCGCACCCTCAGTCGATCACGCCTCACCGGAAGTTTTCGGCGGAGGTGTACGTGCTGACGAAGAACGAGGGGGGACGGCATACGCCGTTCTTCAACGGATACCGTCCCCAGTTCTACTTCCGGACGACGGACGTGACGGGCTCGGCGGAGCTGCCCGAAGGGGTGGAGATGGTGATGCCGGGGGACAATGTGAATATGGCGGTGGAGCTGATCGCGCCGATCGCGATGGAGGAGAACCTCCGGTTCGCGATCCGCGAGGGAGGCCGGACGGTGGGCGCCGGGGTCGTCACCGCCATCCACGACTAG
- the rpsJ gene encoding 30S ribosomal protein S10, giving the protein MAQKIRIRLKAFDPAVIDQTAADIVRTAQKTGASVSGPIPLPTRRQLFTVLRSPHVDKKSREQFELKTHKRLIDIHDSRPQTIDALTKLDLAAGVDVEIKVE; this is encoded by the coding sequence ATGGCGCAGAAGATTCGGATTCGGCTGAAGGCCTTCGATCCAGCCGTGATCGACCAGACGGCGGCGGACATCGTTCGGACCGCACAGAAGACAGGTGCGTCCGTCAGCGGGCCGATCCCGCTTCCGACGCGCCGCCAGTTGTTCACGGTCCTGCGGAGCCCGCACGTGGACAAGAAGTCGCGGGAACAGTTCGAACTGAAGACGCACAAGCGGCTCATCGATATCCATGACTCCCGTCCGCAGACGATCGACGCGCTGACGAAGCTGGATCTCGCGGCCGGCGTCGATGTGGAAATCAAAGTCGAGTAG
- the rplC gene encoding 50S ribosomal protein L3, giving the protein MPGLIGRKIGMTQIFDDDGKAVGVTVLEVGPCPVVQIKTAERDGYDAVQLGFGRVKEGRERKPAAGHAARAGLDYVPRVLAEFDFEGEKLELGQELTVGMFDVGSRVNVTGTTKGRGFQGVVKRHGFGGGRGSHGGTSILRSPGSIGAGTDPSRVIKGRKMAGRMGGTQRMAMSRKIIRVDAEKNLLIVQGSVPGGRNNLVMVRPGR; this is encoded by the coding sequence ATGCCCGGGTTGATCGGCCGCAAAATCGGCATGACGCAGATCTTCGACGACGACGGAAAGGCCGTCGGTGTCACCGTGCTGGAAGTCGGACCCTGTCCGGTGGTCCAGATCAAGACCGCCGAGCGCGACGGATACGATGCCGTGCAGCTGGGCTTCGGTCGCGTGAAGGAGGGTCGCGAGCGGAAGCCGGCCGCAGGCCACGCCGCGCGCGCCGGACTCGACTACGTACCGCGCGTCCTCGCGGAGTTCGACTTCGAAGGCGAGAAGCTCGAGCTGGGCCAGGAACTCACGGTCGGCATGTTCGATGTCGGATCGCGGGTGAACGTGACGGGAACGACCAAGGGTCGCGGGTTTCAGGGCGTGGTGAAGCGGCACGGCTTCGGCGGTGGTCGCGGTTCCCACGGCGGAACGTCCATTCTCAGGTCTCCCGGCTCGATCGGGGCCGGCACGGACCCGTCCCGTGTCATCAAGGGGCGGAAAATGGCGGGCCGCATGGGGGGGACGCAGCGCATGGCGATGAGCCGGAAGATCATTCGGGTCGACGCCGAAAAGAACCTCCTGATCGTTCAGGGTTCCGTCCCGGGCGGACGAAACAACCTCGTCATGGTGAGGCCGGGCCGATGA
- the rplD gene encoding 50S ribosomal protein L4, which yields MKVATYSSDGTAGAERVLPETPFDGVVNEDVLHQVVTAVLANRRQGTASTKTRSTVRGGSRKPWRQKGTGRARAGSIRSALWRGGSVVFGPQPRSYRVRVPRRIRRLAIRSALNTRAMNGDLALIEPLDFDPPKTRRVAALLASIGRGSGNILFLTAGHKPDVHLSARNLPGVRVLPWGEASAYDILWSDLVLVESSVFDAVGDSAGEGDA from the coding sequence ATGAAGGTCGCGACGTACAGTTCCGACGGCACGGCAGGGGCCGAGCGGGTCCTGCCCGAGACGCCCTTCGACGGCGTGGTCAATGAAGACGTGCTCCATCAGGTCGTCACCGCCGTGCTGGCCAACCGTCGACAGGGGACCGCGTCGACGAAGACCCGCTCCACCGTTCGCGGAGGGTCGCGGAAGCCCTGGCGGCAGAAGGGGACGGGACGTGCCCGCGCCGGCTCGATCCGGTCGGCGCTGTGGCGCGGCGGCTCGGTCGTCTTCGGTCCGCAGCCGCGCTCCTATCGCGTCCGCGTGCCGCGGCGGATCCGCCGGCTGGCGATTCGTTCCGCACTCAACACGAGAGCCATGAACGGCGATCTCGCGCTCATCGAGCCTCTCGATTTCGATCCGCCGAAGACGCGGCGCGTCGCCGCTCTGCTGGCCAGCATCGGCCGCGGTTCGGGGAACATCCTTTTCCTGACGGCGGGCCACAAACCCGACGTCCACCTGTCGGCCAGAAACCTGCCCGGCGTGCGCGTGCTCCCATGGGGAGAGGCGTCGGCGTACGACATCCTCTGGTCCGACCTGGTGCTCGTCGAGTCGTCGGTCTTCGATGCGGTGGGGGACTCCGCCGGGGAAGGTGACGCATGA
- the rplW gene encoding 50S ribosomal protein L23 encodes MTRPPNEIILRPLFTEKTSTSLQSEGTDGVGRRLQARIDLGEVEPRPKYTFEVAPDANKIEIRRAFEAIFEGRRVTSVRTMNVRGKKKRMGRTMGRRPHWKKAIIEVADGPVDVLEGA; translated from the coding sequence ATGACGCGCCCGCCGAACGAGATCATCCTGCGTCCGCTCTTCACGGAGAAGACATCCACGAGCCTCCAGTCCGAGGGGACGGACGGGGTGGGCCGGCGTCTTCAGGCACGGATCGACCTCGGCGAGGTGGAACCGCGTCCCAAATACACCTTCGAGGTGGCGCCGGACGCGAACAAGATCGAGATCCGCCGCGCCTTCGAGGCGATCTTCGAGGGAAGGCGGGTCACCTCCGTGCGCACGATGAACGTGCGGGGAAAGAAGAAGCGCATGGGGCGCACGATGGGCCGTCGGCCGCATTGGAAGAAGGCGATCATCGAAGTTGCGGATGGTCCCGTCGACGTGCTGGAGGGAGCCTGA
- the rplB gene encoding 50S ribosomal protein L2 has protein sequence MPIRKFKPVTAASRYRSVSTFEEITRSEPEKSLTEGLPKKSGRNHHGHITSRRRGGGHKRRYRRIDFKRRKDGVPGVIAEIEYDPNRSARIALIHYADGEKRYILHPRGLGVGDTILSGSGIDPNVGNCLPLREVPLGTVVHGVELVPGKGAQLARSAGASVQVVAKERGTVTLRLPSTEMRMVPESCRATVGQVGNVDHELIRAGKAGRSRWKGRRPKVRGVAMNPVDHPLGGGEGRSSGGRPPVSPWGKPEGRKTRKKHKPSDKQIVRGRKRGRATK, from the coding sequence ATGCCGATTCGCAAATTCAAGCCGGTCACGGCGGCCTCTCGATACCGCAGCGTATCGACGTTCGAGGAGATCACCCGCAGCGAGCCGGAGAAGTCGCTGACGGAGGGTCTGCCGAAGAAGTCCGGCCGCAACCATCACGGACATATCACGAGCCGGAGGCGCGGGGGCGGCCACAAGCGGCGTTACCGGCGCATCGACTTCAAGCGCAGGAAGGACGGCGTGCCCGGCGTCATCGCGGAGATCGAATACGATCCGAATCGCTCGGCCCGCATCGCGCTCATCCACTACGCGGATGGGGAGAAGCGCTACATCCTCCACCCGCGTGGTCTCGGTGTCGGTGACACCATCCTCTCCGGGTCGGGGATCGATCCGAACGTGGGTAACTGCCTTCCGCTGCGGGAGGTCCCGCTCGGGACGGTCGTACACGGCGTGGAGCTCGTGCCCGGCAAGGGCGCGCAGCTCGCCCGCTCGGCCGGTGCGTCGGTCCAGGTCGTCGCGAAGGAGCGGGGGACGGTCACGTTGCGGCTCCCCAGCACCGAGATGCGCATGGTGCCGGAATCGTGCCGGGCCACGGTCGGGCAGGTGGGCAACGTCGACCACGAACTCATTCGAGCCGGGAAGGCGGGCCGCTCGAGGTGGAAGGGCCGGCGGCCCAAGGTGCGCGGCGTGGCGATGAATCCCGTGGACCATCCCCTCGGGGGTGGGGAGGGGCGCAGTTCCGGCGGCCGTCCACCCGTCTCGCCCTGGGGCAAGCCGGAGGGCCGCAAGACGAGGAAGAAGCACAAGCCGAGCGACAAGCAGATCGTGCGCGGCCGCAAGCGCGGCAGGGCCACGAAGTAG
- the rpsS gene encoding 30S ribosomal protein S19, which translates to MPRSVRKGPYIDEKLLMKVQRMNDSGDKSVIKTWARASTISPDFVGHTLAVHNGNKFIPVYVTENMVGHKLGEFATTRTFRGHAGSARDRRGRV; encoded by the coding sequence ATGCCGAGAAGCGTGAGGAAGGGACCGTACATCGATGAGAAGCTGCTGATGAAGGTGCAGCGGATGAACGATTCCGGAGACAAGTCGGTCATCAAGACGTGGGCCCGGGCTTCGACCATCAGCCCGGATTTCGTCGGACACACGCTAGCGGTGCACAACGGCAACAAGTTCATCCCGGTCTACGTGACGGAGAACATGGTGGGGCACAAGCTCGGAGAGTTCGCGACGACGCGAACATTCCGCGGGCACGCCGGTTCCGCGCGGGACCGGAGGGGCAGGGTCTGA
- the rplV gene encoding 50S ribosomal protein L22, with protein sequence MQATARARNLGMSARKMRLVIDQIRGRDVNEAYAILQFSKKKAARSIGKVLRSAVANAVYRADEGGETLDVDELYVREAYVDEGRTLRRWRARAYGRATPRLKRSSHVTVVVDTRD encoded by the coding sequence ATGCAGGCGACAGCGAGGGCGAGGAACCTCGGCATGTCCGCCCGGAAGATGCGTCTGGTCATCGACCAGATTCGCGGGCGAGACGTCAACGAGGCCTACGCGATCCTGCAATTCTCCAAGAAGAAGGCGGCGCGCTCGATCGGAAAGGTGCTCCGTTCGGCCGTCGCCAATGCCGTCTACAGGGCGGACGAGGGCGGGGAAACGCTGGACGTGGACGAACTCTACGTGCGCGAAGCATACGTGGACGAAGGCAGGACGCTTCGGCGCTGGCGGGCACGCGCCTACGGAAGAGCGACCCCCCGGCTCAAGCGGAGCAGTCACGTGACAGTCGTCGTGGACACGAGAGACTAA
- the rpsC gene encoding 30S ribosomal protein S3, translating to MGQKTHPYGFRLGAVKPWRSRWYAQGKEFPKLLAEDEKLRKYLNARLGHAAIAQVEIERKPSKIVVTIHTGRPGVVIGKRGAEVDKLRDELALLTDAEVSVNVEEIRRPETQAQLVADNVAHQLTQRISFRRAMKRAVQAAMRAGAGGIRIQCGGRLGGAEIARSEGYHEGRVPLHTLRADIDYAERQARTTFGTIGVKVWIFHGEIVEDRRGQTYTAGGRRRAGRGRG from the coding sequence ATGGGCCAGAAGACACACCCGTACGGATTCAGGCTCGGCGCGGTCAAGCCGTGGCGGTCGCGCTGGTACGCACAGGGCAAGGAGTTTCCGAAGCTCCTCGCGGAAGACGAGAAGCTGCGGAAGTACCTGAACGCGCGGCTCGGGCACGCGGCGATCGCCCAGGTGGAGATCGAGCGCAAGCCGTCCAAGATCGTCGTCACGATCCACACGGGTCGTCCCGGCGTCGTCATCGGCAAGCGCGGGGCCGAGGTCGACAAGCTGCGTGACGAACTCGCTCTGCTGACGGACGCGGAAGTTTCCGTCAACGTCGAGGAAATCCGTCGCCCGGAGACCCAGGCTCAACTCGTCGCGGACAACGTGGCTCATCAGTTGACGCAGCGGATCAGCTTCCGCCGCGCGATGAAGCGAGCCGTGCAGGCGGCGATGCGAGCGGGCGCCGGCGGCATCCGCATTCAGTGCGGCGGGCGGCTCGGCGGGGCCGAGATCGCGCGCTCGGAGGGCTACCACGAAGGGCGCGTGCCGTTGCACACGCTGCGCGCGGACATCGACTACGCGGAGCGACAGGCCCGGACGACGTTCGGCACGATCGGCGTGAAAGTGTGGATCTTCCACGGCGAGATCGTGGAGGACCGCCGTGGTCAGACGTATACCGCGGGCGGGCGCCGCCGTGCGGGTCGCGGGCGAGGATAG
- the rplP gene encoding 50S ribosomal protein L16 — MLQPKRIKYRKQQKGRMRGAAHRGNKVSFGDYALQAVEPGWITNRQIEAARVAMTRHIKRGGKVWIRIFPDKPLTQKPAETRMGKGKGNPEYWVAPVKPGRVMFELEGVDIELARRAMQLASAKLPVKTRFLERED, encoded by the coding sequence ATGCTGCAACCGAAGCGGATCAAGTACCGGAAACAGCAGAAGGGGCGCATGCGCGGCGCAGCGCATCGCGGCAACAAGGTTTCGTTCGGCGACTACGCGCTTCAGGCCGTGGAGCCGGGCTGGATCACGAACCGTCAGATCGAAGCCGCTCGAGTCGCCATGACGCGGCACATCAAGCGTGGCGGAAAGGTCTGGATCCGCATCTTTCCGGACAAGCCGCTCACGCAGAAGCCCGCGGAGACCCGGATGGGGAAGGGTAAAGGGAACCCCGAGTACTGGGTCGCGCCGGTGAAGCCGGGTCGGGTGATGTTCGAGCTCGAGGGAGTCGACATCGAACTCGCGCGGCGGGCGATGCAGTTGGCGTCGGCGAAGCTTCCGGTCAAGACACGCTTTCTGGAGCGGGAGGACTAG
- the rpmC gene encoding 50S ribosomal protein L29 codes for MSLDAMEIREFTDEELAEELARTKDEIARLRYRAAFEELENPSLLKTLRREIARLKTVQVERARSEENQVG; via the coding sequence GTGTCGCTTGACGCGATGGAGATTCGCGAATTCACCGACGAGGAACTCGCCGAGGAACTCGCCCGCACGAAGGACGAAATCGCTCGTCTGCGCTACCGGGCCGCGTTCGAGGAACTCGAGAACCCGTCGCTCCTGAAGACGTTGCGTCGCGAGATCGCGCGACTGAAGACCGTGCAGGTCGAGCGGGCGCGTAGCGAGGAGAATCAGGTTGGCTGA
- the rpsQ gene encoding 30S ribosomal protein S17, which produces MADQSATKGRRKVRLGTVVSDRMEKTVVVSVERRLAHPLYGKQVSRGKRYQAHDEENEYRVGDVVRIEETRPLSKLKRWRVLELVQRPE; this is translated from the coding sequence TTGGCTGATCAATCGGCGACGAAGGGCCGGCGCAAGGTTCGGCTCGGAACGGTCGTGAGCGACCGCATGGAAAAGACCGTCGTGGTGTCTGTCGAGCGACGGCTCGCGCACCCGCTGTACGGCAAGCAGGTGAGCCGCGGCAAACGGTACCAGGCACACGACGAAGAGAACGAATACCGGGTGGGTGACGTGGTCCGGATCGAGGAGACCCGTCCGCTCTCCAAGCTCAAGCGCTGGCGCGTGCTCGAGCTGGTCCAGCGTCCGGAGTAA
- the rplN gene encoding 50S ribosomal protein L14 — protein MIQQESMVRIADNSGARRALCIRVLGGSRRRYARVGDVIVATIKDATPHGNVKKGEVVRAVVVRTAKESRRRDGSYIRFDENAAVIINDAGEPTATRIFGPVARELRERKFMKIVSLAPEVI, from the coding sequence ATGATCCAGCAGGAATCGATGGTTCGCATCGCGGACAATTCCGGCGCCCGCCGGGCTCTCTGCATTCGGGTCCTCGGCGGGTCGCGCCGCCGGTACGCCCGCGTGGGCGATGTGATCGTCGCGACGATCAAGGACGCGACCCCGCACGGGAACGTGAAGAAGGGCGAGGTGGTCCGGGCGGTCGTCGTGCGGACGGCAAAGGAGAGCCGGCGGCGCGACGGCAGTTACATCCGCTTCGATGAGAACGCGGCGGTGATCATCAACGACGCAGGAGAGCCGACCGCGACACGTATCTTCGGGCCGGTGGCGCGTGAACTCCGCGAGAGGAAGTTCATGAAGATCGTATCGCTGGCCCCCGAAGTGATCTAG
- the rplX gene encoding 50S ribosomal protein L24 → MTRKKLNMRAGDTVRVIAGNYAGAQGQVLRTIPSRGLVVVQDVNMRKHHKRPVANAKGGITEGGIVTHEEPISASNVMLMCPQCDEPARVRRQRDADGTIERICKRCDNPIPTAG, encoded by the coding sequence ATGACACGTAAGAAACTGAACATGAGAGCTGGAGACACGGTCCGGGTGATCGCGGGCAACTATGCCGGCGCCCAGGGCCAGGTGCTGCGCACGATCCCTTCGCGCGGACTCGTCGTGGTGCAGGACGTGAACATGCGCAAGCATCACAAGCGTCCCGTGGCCAACGCCAAGGGCGGGATCACCGAAGGCGGCATCGTCACCCACGAAGAGCCGATCAGCGCTTCGAACGTGATGCTCATGTGTCCGCAGTGCGACGAGCCGGCGCGGGTGCGCCGCCAGCGCGATGCGGACGGCACGATCGAGCGGATCTGCAAGCGCTGCGACAACCCCATCCCGACGGCGGGCTAG